From Larus michahellis chromosome 8, bLarMic1.1, whole genome shotgun sequence, one genomic window encodes:
- the RGS13 gene encoding regulator of G-protein signaling 13 produces the protein MFRRMSPNTCWLCKICRAEENGISSKISLEEVLQWSQSFEKLMTSKYGPMIYKTYLKTEHSDENIEFWLACEAYKKITSQRKRNSMARKLFTSYIQPQAPEEINIDSPARKAIIRNIQEPTQSCFDEAQRIIYMHMERDSYPRFLESKFYQKFKHSLQTNGNNSMVN, from the exons ATGTTTAGGAGAATGAGTCCAAATACTTGCTGGCTTTGCAAGATatgcagagcagaagaaaacgGGATCAGTTCTAA gatttctttAGAGGAAGTGCTACAGTGGTCCCAGTCTTTTGAAAAGCTGATGACAAGTAAAT ATGGGCCTATGATCTACAAGACCTACTTGAAGACAGAGCACAGCGATGAAAACATAGAATTCTGGCTTGCTTGTGAAGCTTATAAGAAGATCACATCACAGAGGAAAAGGAATTCCATGGCCAGGAAGCTTTTTACAAGTTACATTCAACCCCAAGCTCCCGAGGAG ATTAACATTGACAGCCCTGCGAGGAAAGCGATCATAAGGAATATTCAAGAGCCAACACAGTCTTGTTTTGATGAAGCACAGAGAATAATTTACATGCACATGGAAAGAGATTCTTATCCACGATTTCTTGAATCAAAGTTCTATCAAAAATTCAAACACAGCCTTCAAACTAATGGCAATAATTCAATGGTAAATTAA